In Microbulbifer celer, a single window of DNA contains:
- the pepN gene encoding aminopeptidase N, with translation MTKTGKFAVGALCAGILAACSLEPNQLQATAGTSTAHVLIKPATARENAPGQSEQYAKLRKQQVAQVDYKLSVNIDGTGEAFSGRVVADTQFRRNLLQPLTIDFAGGEVEGVEVDGKGVPFEYNGHFITISNEHLKGRKHAIAVDYQHAYSTNGSGLHRFQDPVDGEVYMYTDFEPYDANRLFPHFDQPNLKAHYTLDVTAPKDWTVITSVREENVEQKGDFNHWVFPQSKKFSSYIFSLHAGPFTMWEDDADGIPLRLFARKTLAEYVKPQDWFTFTQQSFEFFQKYFEVDYPFVKYDQVIVPDFNAGAMENVAAVTFNEAYVSRGEKTQAQRMRLANVIAHEMAHMWFGDLVTMNWWDDLWLNESFATYMANLSLAENSEFDDAWENFYLGTKQWAYGSDQLPTTHAIQLPVKNTDEAFANFDGITYGKGGSILKQLPYYLGKEEFRKGVSNYLKDLSYRNSTLDDFMGHLGKAAGKDLDTWQQQWLYQAGLNTIQANFQCEGGKIASLTIEQSAPEEYPTLREQRTQVGLYNMDGDKMVLSKAIPVTYSGASTGVAAAKGEACPQIVYPNEGDWAFAKVNLDQVSVDNMSKHINDIESPFTRLMMWQSLNDSVTDAKMPLDSYVRFVLANAGAERDINVIRMISRHLGSANGYMNQIEMDQDVRKELQLAIEAFAWKQLNSAPAGSDAQKVWFGTFTDVAHSDKALANASKLLKGELTIAGLELDPDKRWGLIALQNENLYGDFDKAIKDELAKDSSDRSQLNAIAAEALRPQQEIKAKWLENILSKRDQFKLAQLKYAAGALFPSEQQDLYEENVDRIIAALDEVNSSDSPELVDTYATLFPFNCSVQGVAQISSILDSGKQLNPLLEKALKNRRFNNQRCLDMAAAMKGNTAG, from the coding sequence ATGACCAAGACAGGAAAATTTGCCGTCGGCGCGCTGTGCGCCGGCATACTCGCCGCCTGCAGCCTGGAGCCCAATCAGCTTCAGGCTACCGCTGGCACTTCCACCGCACATGTACTGATCAAACCTGCTACTGCCCGCGAGAACGCGCCGGGCCAGTCCGAACAGTACGCAAAACTGCGCAAGCAACAGGTTGCCCAGGTGGACTACAAGCTGTCGGTCAACATTGACGGCACTGGTGAGGCGTTCTCCGGTCGCGTAGTCGCAGACACCCAGTTCCGCCGCAACCTGCTGCAGCCGCTGACCATCGATTTTGCCGGTGGTGAGGTTGAGGGCGTTGAGGTTGATGGCAAAGGGGTTCCGTTCGAATACAACGGTCACTTCATCACCATTTCCAACGAGCACCTGAAGGGTCGCAAGCACGCGATTGCCGTCGACTACCAGCACGCGTATTCCACCAACGGTTCCGGCCTGCACCGCTTCCAGGATCCGGTGGACGGCGAGGTGTACATGTACACTGACTTTGAACCCTACGATGCCAACCGCCTGTTCCCGCACTTTGACCAGCCGAACCTGAAAGCGCACTACACTCTGGACGTCACTGCGCCGAAAGACTGGACCGTGATTACCTCCGTGCGCGAAGAAAACGTCGAGCAGAAAGGCGATTTCAATCACTGGGTATTCCCGCAGTCGAAGAAGTTTTCTTCCTACATTTTCTCTCTGCACGCCGGTCCGTTCACCATGTGGGAGGACGATGCCGACGGTATCCCGCTGCGCCTGTTCGCGCGCAAGACCCTGGCGGAATACGTGAAGCCGCAAGACTGGTTCACTTTCACCCAACAGTCTTTCGAGTTCTTCCAGAAGTACTTTGAAGTGGATTACCCGTTCGTTAAATACGATCAGGTCATCGTACCGGACTTCAATGCTGGTGCGATGGAGAACGTCGCTGCGGTCACCTTTAACGAAGCTTACGTTTCCCGCGGTGAAAAAACCCAGGCCCAGCGCATGCGCCTCGCCAACGTGATCGCCCACGAAATGGCCCACATGTGGTTCGGTGATCTGGTCACCATGAACTGGTGGGACGACCTGTGGCTGAACGAAAGCTTTGCCACCTACATGGCAAACCTGTCCCTGGCGGAGAACAGCGAGTTCGACGATGCTTGGGAAAACTTCTACCTGGGCACCAAGCAATGGGCCTACGGTTCTGACCAGCTGCCCACCACCCACGCGATTCAGCTGCCAGTGAAAAATACCGATGAAGCATTCGCCAACTTTGATGGCATCACCTACGGCAAGGGTGGCTCCATTCTCAAACAGTTGCCCTACTACCTCGGCAAAGAGGAGTTCCGTAAAGGGGTATCCAATTACCTGAAAGACCTTTCTTACAGGAACTCCACCCTGGATGACTTTATGGGTCACCTGGGTAAGGCCGCGGGTAAAGACCTGGATACATGGCAACAGCAGTGGCTGTACCAGGCCGGCCTGAACACCATCCAGGCGAACTTCCAGTGTGAGGGTGGCAAGATCGCCAGCCTGACCATTGAGCAGAGCGCCCCCGAGGAGTACCCGACCCTGCGCGAACAGCGCACCCAGGTGGGTCTGTACAACATGGACGGTGACAAGATGGTGCTGAGCAAGGCCATCCCGGTGACCTACAGCGGAGCCAGCACCGGCGTTGCTGCCGCCAAAGGGGAGGCCTGTCCGCAGATCGTCTATCCCAACGAGGGCGACTGGGCCTTCGCCAAGGTGAATCTTGACCAGGTGTCTGTGGACAATATGTCCAAGCATATCAACGATATCGAAAGCCCGTTCACCCGTCTGATGATGTGGCAAAGCCTCAACGACAGCGTGACCGACGCCAAAATGCCCCTGGATTCGTATGTGCGCTTTGTACTGGCCAATGCCGGCGCGGAACGGGACATTAACGTAATCCGCATGATTTCCCGGCACCTGGGCAGCGCTAACGGGTACATGAATCAAATTGAGATGGATCAGGATGTACGCAAAGAACTGCAACTGGCGATTGAAGCGTTTGCCTGGAAACAGCTGAACAGTGCACCCGCTGGTAGCGATGCACAGAAAGTCTGGTTCGGAACCTTCACCGATGTCGCCCATTCCGATAAGGCGCTGGCAAATGCCAGCAAGCTGCTGAAGGGCGAGCTCACCATTGCAGGGCTGGAACTGGACCCAGACAAGCGCTGGGGACTGATCGCACTGCAGAATGAAAATCTCTACGGTGACTTCGACAAGGCGATCAAAGACGAGCTGGCCAAAGACAGCTCTGACCGCTCCCAGCTGAATGCCATCGCCGCGGAAGCCCTGCGCCCGCAGCAGGAGATCAAGGCCAAGTGGCTGGAGAACATCCTGAGCAAACGCGATCAGTTCAAACTGGCCCAACTCAAGTATGCAGCCGGCGCCCTGTTCCCCAGCGAGCAGCAGGACCTCTACGAAGAGAACGTCGATCGCATTATTGCCGCGCTGGATGAGGTTAACAGCAGTGATTCACCGGAGCTGGTTGACACCTATGCAACCCTGTTCCCGTTCAACTGCAGCGTGCAGGGTGTAGCACAGATCAGCAGTATTCTCGACAGCGGCAAGCAACTGAATCCGCTGCTGGAGAAAGCGCTGAAAAACCGTCGTTTCAACAACCAGCGCTGTCTGGACATGGCCGCGGCCATGAAAGGCAACACCGCAGGCTGA
- the pepN gene encoding aminopeptidase N: MKNRFTFAGIAACVLAGTIASATVAAPDTAASITDRTNRPLLTAEYAELRRQQIADVDYRIEVALDNKSESFSGRVVADVTLARDLAKPLTIDFADGKVKKVTVDGNPVTYEYEGNFIALAPDNLGKGKHTITVEYEHPYSNDGSGLHHFKDPQDGSVYLYTHFEPYKANRFFPHFDQPDLKARYTVTVTAPGSWEVITATREEKIDELENGFKRWHFPQSKKFSSYIFPLHAGPYVVWESDADGIPLRLFARKTMSEYVKPEDWFKFTSESFDFFQKYFDIPYAFEKYDQVIVPDFTIGAMENVAAVTFNERYYVSRGSKTQAQRQRLANVIAHEMAHMWFGDLVTMEWWNGLWLKESFATYMASLALAENSEFDDVWQNFYLGSKQWAYGSDQLPTTHPIEVPVPNTDEAFSNFDGITYGKGGSVLNQLPYYLGKEAFREGVSNYLKEFSYGNAELSDFMNALGKAAGKNLDQWTQRWLYKAGLNTISVQYQCSNNKISELTIEQTAPKQYPTLRSQKVQLGIYRMQGDKVARVAKVPVIYSGARTAVKDAVGMPCPQILNPNDEDWAYVKTRLDGKSVATINQHINDIESPFTRLMLWQSLFDSVTDAQLPLTDWIDFALKSAGSESDINVIRLISKNLQSARNYLYRLGLPTSLREEQLQAIETFAWQQLNSAPAGSDAQKTWFHAFTELASSEQALQHASELLDGKRIIEGLDIDKDRSWPLIALLNRHLYGDYEQRIADQLKKDNTDRARNAAIASRAGRPTEAAKKEWLENILDKRDQFKLSQIKAAAGNLFPAEQLHLYREFAPRMFDAVPKVSDTGDTLYNKAYAMLFPIACSKADIAAYTTVLKNTDLMPALGRVLKDRKQQSIWCSRMKIRQRQAHP; the protein is encoded by the coding sequence ATGAAAAATCGATTCACTTTCGCCGGCATCGCCGCGTGCGTACTCGCCGGCACCATAGCGTCAGCGACTGTCGCCGCGCCGGACACTGCAGCCTCAATCACAGATCGGACCAACCGCCCACTACTTACCGCCGAGTATGCGGAGCTGCGCAGACAACAGATTGCGGACGTGGACTACCGGATCGAAGTGGCGCTGGATAACAAATCCGAAAGCTTCAGCGGCCGCGTCGTCGCCGATGTCACCCTCGCCCGCGATCTGGCAAAGCCGCTCACCATCGACTTTGCCGATGGCAAAGTGAAGAAAGTAACTGTGGACGGCAACCCGGTAACGTATGAATACGAAGGCAATTTCATTGCCCTCGCCCCGGACAATCTGGGCAAAGGCAAGCACACCATTACCGTCGAGTACGAACACCCCTATTCCAACGACGGTTCCGGCCTGCATCATTTCAAGGACCCGCAGGACGGCAGCGTTTATCTATACACCCACTTCGAGCCCTACAAAGCCAACCGATTTTTCCCGCACTTTGATCAGCCGGACCTGAAGGCCCGCTACACCGTCACCGTCACTGCACCGGGATCCTGGGAAGTGATCACCGCGACTCGGGAAGAAAAAATCGACGAGCTGGAGAATGGTTTCAAACGCTGGCACTTCCCGCAGTCGAAAAAGTTCTCCTCCTATATTTTCCCGCTACACGCTGGTCCTTACGTGGTGTGGGAAAGTGATGCCGATGGCATTCCGCTGCGTCTGTTCGCCCGCAAGACCATGTCGGAATACGTCAAGCCGGAAGACTGGTTCAAGTTCACCAGCGAGTCATTCGATTTCTTCCAGAAATATTTCGACATTCCCTATGCGTTTGAAAAGTACGACCAGGTGATCGTGCCGGACTTCACCATCGGGGCAATGGAAAACGTGGCGGCGGTCACCTTTAACGAGCGCTACTACGTCAGCCGCGGCAGTAAAACCCAGGCACAGCGCCAGCGTCTCGCCAATGTCATCGCCCACGAAATGGCGCACATGTGGTTTGGCGATCTGGTGACCATGGAATGGTGGAATGGCCTGTGGCTGAAGGAGAGCTTTGCTACCTATATGGCAAGCCTGGCGCTGGCGGAGAACAGCGAATTCGACGATGTATGGCAGAATTTTTACCTGGGTTCCAAGCAGTGGGCGTACGGTTCTGACCAGCTGCCCACCACCCATCCCATCGAGGTACCGGTACCCAATACGGACGAGGCCTTCTCCAACTTTGATGGTATCACCTACGGCAAGGGCGGTTCGGTACTGAACCAGCTGCCCTACTATCTGGGTAAGGAAGCGTTCCGGGAAGGCGTCAGCAATTATCTGAAGGAGTTTTCTTACGGCAACGCCGAACTGAGCGATTTTATGAACGCACTGGGCAAAGCCGCCGGTAAGAATCTGGACCAGTGGACCCAGCGCTGGTTATACAAGGCCGGGCTCAACACCATTTCCGTCCAGTATCAATGCAGCAACAACAAAATCTCTGAGCTGACCATTGAACAGACCGCTCCGAAACAATACCCGACGCTGCGCTCACAAAAAGTCCAGCTGGGTATTTACCGGATGCAGGGCGATAAGGTGGCACGCGTCGCCAAGGTGCCGGTGATATACAGTGGCGCCAGGACCGCAGTAAAAGATGCGGTGGGGATGCCCTGCCCGCAGATACTCAACCCCAATGATGAAGACTGGGCCTATGTTAAAACCCGGCTCGATGGAAAGTCTGTAGCAACGATCAACCAGCATATCAACGATATTGAAAGCCCCTTCACCCGCCTGATGCTGTGGCAAAGCCTGTTTGATTCCGTCACCGACGCACAACTGCCGCTGACCGACTGGATCGATTTTGCGCTGAAGAGCGCCGGCAGCGAGTCCGACATCAATGTAATTCGCCTGATCAGTAAGAACCTGCAAAGCGCACGCAACTATCTCTACCGTCTGGGGCTCCCCACATCTCTGCGCGAGGAACAACTGCAGGCCATCGAGACCTTCGCATGGCAGCAATTGAACAGTGCGCCCGCGGGCAGCGATGCGCAGAAAACCTGGTTCCACGCCTTTACGGAACTGGCATCCAGCGAACAAGCCCTGCAACACGCCTCGGAACTGCTGGACGGTAAACGCATCATCGAAGGGCTGGACATCGACAAGGATCGCAGCTGGCCACTGATTGCGCTGCTCAACCGGCACCTCTATGGCGATTACGAACAGCGCATAGCGGATCAATTGAAGAAGGACAACACCGATCGCGCCCGCAACGCCGCGATTGCCTCCCGCGCCGGACGTCCGACAGAGGCGGCCAAGAAAGAGTGGCTGGAGAATATTCTCGACAAGCGCGATCAGTTCAAACTGAGCCAGATCAAAGCCGCGGCTGGCAATCTGTTCCCGGCGGAGCAGCTCCATCTGTACCGCGAGTTTGCCCCCAGAATGTTTGACGCGGTGCCCAAAGTGAGCGACACCGGCGATACACTGTACAACAAGGCTTACGCCATGTTGTTTCCGATTGCCTGCAGCAAGGCGGATATCGCTGCGTATACCACGGTCCTGAAAAATACCGACCTGATGCCGGCGCTCGGCCGCGTACTGAAGGACCGAAAGCAGCAGAGTATCTGGTGCAGCAGGATGAAAATCCGCCAGCGTCAGGCCCACCCCTGA
- a CDS encoding DUF2059 domain-containing protein: MKKILITLVAALMTPLAFAAQPSGESIRELMEITDTRNLVENGMNQADQMMQASMRQALQGQTIPAEDQKVLDDMRADMMALLKEEMSWTSMEPLFTEVYQKSLTQSEVDGMLEFYKSKAGKAVVAKMPLIMQNTMTLMQQRMAGVAPKMQEIQATAMAKLQENKSE; this comes from the coding sequence GTGAAAAAAATTCTGATCACACTCGTCGCCGCCCTGATGACACCGCTGGCCTTTGCGGCACAGCCAAGCGGCGAATCCATTCGCGAACTTATGGAAATCACTGATACCCGCAATCTGGTTGAGAACGGGATGAATCAGGCAGACCAGATGATGCAGGCCTCTATGCGCCAGGCGCTGCAGGGCCAGACCATTCCCGCAGAAGATCAGAAAGTGCTCGATGACATGCGGGCAGATATGATGGCACTGTTGAAAGAGGAAATGAGCTGGACTTCCATGGAGCCGCTGTTCACCGAGGTATACCAGAAGTCGCTGACCCAGTCCGAAGTGGACGGCATGCTGGAGTTCTATAAATCAAAAGCCGGCAAAGCCGTGGTGGCAAAAATGCCGCTGATCATGCAGAACACCATGACCCTGATGCAGCAGCGCATGGCCGGCGTGGCACCGAAGATGCAAGAAATTCAGGCTACAGCGATGGCGAAGCTGCAGGAGAACAAATCCGAGTAA
- a CDS encoding YgaP family membrane protein, whose amino-acid sequence MAFDYGSIDLGLKNPFKTEGKVTAIRGGVQAMAGLALLISAAATVKDDAGAGWILMAFGLVMLATGITVITGGTYAILRYFVGRNHPTSLAPNFSRSEKSTAREEAATVAYNAKQLEEMLIGRKNATFSEPQGFLARLLHTLMPKLLFMPYPVRNFAQRIFGAWTSTLVALVAYGLVAFVSLAGFAGAAGELLFPVYSVLLMVYLLLIWRRAGKPINREAERNIEALGGGALSRTITQALILPVLAGLLASWILNRSEITPAELDAFMAQIPNLNPGFYIAAVLLLGAAASALALVLLRQRLAATDPVAEVSELRENWQESVHPNEIFINLDNLVMANRRYKEVPNRVYRELDPQLQEQTDGKGGFRGEMIQEVQPRVKTMDLGETFAKARLAALLGGNLLSMIALAFTVMLAYQSVDIYNFIASPASGSLQQIVDSEQIITLLGLCMSALHILLVGFLLKSFGQLLSNAAHLHYAEIQFESLLVYFKCEGTFTESRISTGTGIHDSTRSENTLVRSSITPWVVVSRIVSTTFASTGMKNLEHPRHILEMHRDDQELQNIKEDVVGFLKDRESIASITSSRDLGNASQIHQLNQQTRAIPTQQGLDQDGEQAGYLRREEEISLPEPEKDK is encoded by the coding sequence ATGGCGTTCGATTACGGATCGATCGACCTGGGTCTCAAGAATCCATTCAAGACCGAAGGTAAGGTCACCGCGATTCGCGGTGGTGTACAAGCGATGGCAGGCCTGGCGCTGCTGATCTCGGCGGCGGCCACCGTCAAGGATGATGCCGGCGCAGGCTGGATTCTGATGGCCTTTGGCCTGGTGATGCTCGCAACGGGGATCACCGTGATCACCGGCGGTACCTACGCGATTCTCAGGTACTTCGTTGGCCGCAACCATCCAACATCGCTGGCGCCCAACTTCAGCCGCTCGGAGAAGAGCACCGCCCGGGAGGAGGCAGCCACTGTCGCGTATAACGCCAAGCAGTTGGAAGAGATGCTGATCGGGCGTAAGAATGCCACCTTCTCTGAACCCCAGGGGTTCCTGGCGCGCCTGCTGCACACCCTGATGCCCAAACTGCTGTTTATGCCCTACCCGGTGCGGAACTTCGCCCAGCGGATTTTCGGCGCCTGGACCAGTACCCTGGTCGCCCTTGTGGCCTACGGCTTGGTGGCATTCGTATCCCTGGCCGGATTCGCAGGTGCCGCCGGCGAGCTGCTGTTCCCGGTATATTCCGTACTGCTGATGGTGTACCTGCTGCTGATCTGGCGGCGCGCGGGCAAGCCCATCAATCGCGAGGCGGAGCGCAACATCGAAGCCCTCGGCGGCGGTGCGCTCTCCAGAACCATCACCCAGGCGCTGATACTGCCGGTACTGGCGGGGCTTCTGGCATCCTGGATACTGAACAGGAGCGAAATCACACCGGCAGAACTGGACGCCTTTATGGCGCAGATTCCGAACCTGAACCCCGGCTTTTATATCGCCGCAGTATTGCTCCTCGGCGCGGCGGCGAGCGCGCTGGCATTGGTGCTGCTACGTCAGCGGCTGGCAGCCACCGACCCGGTAGCAGAAGTGTCAGAACTGCGGGAGAACTGGCAGGAATCCGTGCATCCCAATGAGATCTTCATCAATCTCGACAACCTGGTGATGGCCAACCGCCGCTACAAGGAAGTCCCCAACCGTGTCTACCGGGAACTGGACCCGCAATTGCAAGAACAGACCGACGGCAAGGGGGGCTTTCGCGGAGAGATGATTCAGGAGGTGCAACCTCGGGTCAAAACCATGGATCTGGGCGAGACCTTTGCTAAGGCGCGTCTCGCGGCGCTGCTTGGCGGTAACCTGCTCAGCATGATTGCGCTGGCATTCACCGTAATGCTGGCATACCAGTCAGTGGATATTTACAACTTTATCGCCAGCCCGGCTTCCGGCTCCCTGCAGCAGATTGTCGATAGCGAGCAGATCATCACCCTGCTGGGGCTTTGCATGAGTGCCCTGCATATCCTGCTGGTGGGTTTTCTACTTAAATCCTTCGGACAACTACTGAGTAATGCAGCGCACCTGCATTACGCCGAAATTCAATTCGAGTCCCTGCTGGTGTACTTCAAGTGCGAAGGCACCTTTACCGAATCGAGGATTTCCACCGGTACCGGCATTCACGACAGCACCCGCTCGGAAAACACCCTGGTACGCAGCAGCATCACGCCGTGGGTGGTTGTCTCCCGGATCGTCTCGACAACGTTTGCTTCCACTGGCATGAAGAATCTGGAGCACCCGCGTCATATTCTGGAAATGCACCGGGATGATCAGGAGCTGCAGAATATCAAAGAGGATGTGGTGGGCTTTCTGAAAGATCGGGAATCCATCGCCTCGATTACCAGCAGCCGGGATCTGGGCAATGCCTCTCAGATTCACCAGCTAAACCAGCAGACGCGCGCCATCCCCACCCAGCAGGGCTTGGATCAGGATGGCGAGCAGGCAGGTTACCTTCGGCGGGAAGAAGAAATATCCCTGCCCGAGCCGGAAAAAGACAAATAA
- a CDS encoding transporter substrate-binding domain-containing protein, with amino-acid sequence MQKMIALWRPVLCVLIVLSTLLSGCERPSDSDVDHASTSDRAMPATEDSAIDLREMDNPGEPVLENDFENYIERGDLEAITTHGTLRLLAPRGFEDDSLPRDGLPGDAWRALAEKFARNRGLEPQWVFVDSFADLIPALVDGRGDIIAINFSRTPERASLVAFTRPLEYVQEVLVTSREKGQKESKKASEEQSVDAADVVQVALRPGSAFAGTINDLSDTGVEYVPQYLEEAISHDDLLAAVAAGTYPATVIDSNLAEVLLPAYPELQARALLEDRRAIAWAVRTEAPELERALNEYFTEEHLVATQRQQRPKRDWAQIKDSRTLRVLTRNHPASYFMWRGELMGFDYDLLQRFAKDNGLRLSMVVPGPDVDLAEALNAGMGDVIAASLTVTEARKAQGLTFTRPYMQVTEQLIAAVPDPGVDIDTVPVAQRISGQKVAVNPFTSYYTSLETLAAAQEAPLDIVPVEGATTEYLIDAVAKGEYEYTVADSHLVAIERTYRDDFAVLGDLSGERDIAWAVRNDQPELLGELNGFLNQYYRGLFFNVTYNKYFKEEKRTLKKQQERLRTTDQLSPFDPIVRKHAVPADRDWRMVVSQMYQESRFNPKARSFAGALGLMQVMPRTAGQMGISQLYEPENGIRAGISYLEWLEERFPKTLSFDQKIYFTLAAYNAGHGHVRDARNLARQMGKDPDLWFGNVEEAMLKLSQPEYYKKARFGYVRGTEPVQYVRQIRERYFGYLSVAQKNRIRNL; translated from the coding sequence ATGCAAAAAATGATCGCTTTGTGGCGTCCTGTCCTGTGTGTTTTGATCGTCCTTTCCACACTATTGAGTGGCTGCGAGCGTCCATCGGACTCCGATGTCGACCACGCCTCCACCAGTGATCGGGCAATGCCTGCCACTGAAGACTCCGCAATTGACCTCCGGGAGATGGATAATCCCGGGGAGCCCGTGCTCGAAAACGATTTTGAAAACTATATCGAGCGCGGTGACCTGGAAGCGATTACTACCCACGGCACACTGCGCCTGCTGGCCCCGCGGGGCTTTGAGGACGATTCATTACCGCGAGATGGCCTGCCCGGCGATGCATGGCGAGCGCTTGCGGAAAAGTTTGCCCGCAATCGCGGACTGGAACCACAGTGGGTATTTGTGGACAGTTTTGCCGATCTGATACCGGCACTGGTGGACGGTCGCGGGGATATCATCGCGATCAATTTTTCGCGCACTCCCGAGCGCGCTTCTCTGGTCGCGTTTACCCGGCCCCTGGAGTATGTCCAGGAAGTGTTGGTAACCTCCAGGGAGAAAGGTCAGAAAGAGTCCAAAAAGGCATCCGAGGAACAAAGTGTGGATGCTGCCGATGTGGTACAGGTGGCGCTCCGGCCCGGCAGCGCGTTTGCGGGAACGATCAATGACCTCTCCGATACAGGCGTGGAGTATGTGCCCCAGTATCTGGAAGAAGCCATCAGTCACGACGATCTATTGGCTGCGGTAGCGGCTGGTACGTATCCGGCGACGGTGATTGACAGTAATCTCGCAGAAGTGTTGCTGCCCGCGTATCCCGAACTGCAAGCGCGTGCGCTGCTGGAAGATCGCCGTGCAATCGCGTGGGCGGTACGCACCGAGGCCCCAGAGCTCGAACGTGCCCTCAACGAATACTTCACGGAAGAGCATCTTGTCGCCACGCAGCGTCAACAGCGCCCCAAGCGGGACTGGGCACAGATAAAAGACAGTCGCACTCTGCGGGTACTCACCCGCAATCATCCCGCATCCTATTTTATGTGGCGTGGGGAGCTGATGGGGTTTGATTACGACCTGTTGCAGCGTTTTGCCAAGGACAACGGACTGCGCCTGAGCATGGTGGTCCCCGGCCCGGACGTGGATCTGGCCGAAGCCCTGAATGCCGGTATGGGCGATGTCATCGCCGCCTCCCTGACCGTCACGGAAGCGCGCAAAGCGCAGGGGCTTACCTTTACGCGGCCTTATATGCAGGTGACGGAGCAACTGATTGCGGCTGTGCCTGACCCCGGGGTAGATATCGATACCGTCCCTGTCGCCCAGCGCATCAGCGGGCAGAAGGTAGCGGTCAATCCCTTTACCAGTTACTACACCAGCCTGGAGACGCTCGCTGCCGCTCAGGAGGCGCCACTCGACATCGTGCCGGTGGAAGGTGCCACCACCGAGTACCTGATTGATGCAGTGGCGAAGGGCGAGTACGAATATACCGTTGCAGACTCTCACTTAGTCGCCATCGAGCGCACCTACCGCGACGATTTCGCGGTGCTTGGAGATCTTTCCGGAGAACGGGATATCGCCTGGGCGGTGCGCAACGATCAGCCAGAGTTACTGGGCGAGCTGAATGGTTTTCTCAACCAGTATTATCGCGGGCTGTTTTTCAACGTTACCTATAACAAGTACTTCAAGGAAGAAAAGCGCACCCTTAAGAAACAGCAGGAGCGGCTGCGTACGACCGATCAGCTGTCCCCATTCGACCCGATTGTCCGCAAGCACGCCGTGCCCGCAGATCGGGACTGGCGCATGGTGGTTTCGCAGATGTATCAGGAAAGCCGCTTCAACCCCAAGGCCAGGTCGTTTGCCGGCGCCCTCGGCCTGATGCAGGTGATGCCCCGGACAGCTGGACAGATGGGGATCAGCCAACTGTACGAGCCCGAGAATGGTATTCGAGCCGGGATTTCCTACCTCGAGTGGCTGGAGGAGCGGTTCCCCAAAACCCTTTCTTTCGATCAAAAAATCTATTTTACCCTCGCCGCGTATAACGCCGGCCATGGCCATGTGCGCGATGCGCGCAACCTGGCCCGTCAAATGGGAAAAGATCCCGATCTCTGGTTTGGCAATGTAGAAGAAGCAATGCTGAAACTCTCACAGCCGGAGTACTATAAAAAAGCGCGCTTCGGCTATGTGCGTGGTACTGAGCCGGTGCAGTATGTACGACAGATCAGAGAGCGGTATTTCGGCTACCTGTCCGTCGCACAAAAGAATCGTATACGAAACCTGTGA